In Astatotilapia calliptera chromosome 23, fAstCal1.2, whole genome shotgun sequence, a genomic segment contains:
- the LOC113015877 gene encoding ankyrin repeat domain-containing protein SOWAHC-like, producing MGNWESFRRDDRESRKEPVGKEPNVPEITVAEASPLAPERSFFSVPGPAHTGRTGQVLTAAEQQAESQESLSAAEGLSVTMCRKSAQSQHRSPFGPPESQEEERVDTHSLSGSDDNSTPRGSRKHFIEVMMNSSPGIRRSFYLSPRAEADSTSMVSSTLDEDRTAVALEPMEHEWMMCASDGQWSSLHRLLTAEPSLILKKDFVTGFTCLHWAAKHGKPELIAMIINFAKLHNISVSIDIRSSTGYTPLHIAAMHGHVEVVKLLVRTYNADVEIRDYSGRKACQYLTDNVSVEIRSIAGGCECSAGENSHLRDGRRWRISNMKPLSQLNSNDCASGDSEGQPREMPLWRKSSLSRMKPKLQKLRDRTSQIVHSTSFKDKEQQGGSKRASRSRARSHFFGSDQY from the coding sequence ATGGGAAACTGGGAAAGCTTCAGACGAGACGACAGGGAGTCCAGAAAGGAGCCGGTTGGAAAAGAGCCCAACGTACCAGAAATTACAGTGGCTGAAGCGTCGCCGCTCGCTCCAGAGAGATCTTTCTTTAGCGTACCCGGGCCTGCACACACCGGTAGGACGGGGCAGGTACTTACTGCTGCTGAGCAGCAGGCTGAGTCACAGGAAAGCCTGAGCGCAGCAGAGGGGCTTAGTGTGACCATGTGCAGAAAGTCTGCACAGTCCCAGCACAGGTCTCCCTTTGGCCCGCCGGAGTCACAGGAGGAGGAGCGCGTAGATACGCACAGTTTGTCTGGAAGTGACGATAACAGCACCCCGAGAGGGAGTCGCAAGCATTTCATAGAGGTCATGATGAACAGCTCCCCAGGGATTCGGCGCTCTTTTTACCTGTCCCCCAGGGCTGAAGCTGACTCCACCTCTATGGTTTCCTCCACCCTGGATGAAGACAGGACAGCTGTAGCCTTGGAGCCTATGGAGCACGAGTGGATGATGTGCGCTTCAGACGGGCAGTGGAGCAGCTTGCATCGCCTCCTCACCGCAGAACCCAGCCTCATCCTGAAGAAGGATTTTGTGACTGGCTTCACCTGCCTGCACTGGGCCGCCAAGCACGGCAAGCCTGAGCTCATAGCCATGATTATTAATTTTGCCAAGCTGCACAACATTTCTGTTAGTATTGATATTCGATCCAGCACCGGCTACACACCTCTGCACATCGCCGCCATGCACGGTCACGTGGAGGTGGTCAAGCTTCTGGTCAGAACCTACAATGCAGATGTGGAGATCAGAGACTATAGTGGGAGGAAGGCCTGCCAGTACCTCACCGACAACGTGAGCGTGGAGATACGGAGCATCGCTGGAGGCTGTGAGTGCTCTGCAGGTGAGAACTCTCATCTCAGGGACGGAAGACGCTGGAGGATCTCTAACATGAAGCCCCTCAGCCAGCTGAACTCCAACGATTGTGCTTCTGGGGACAGTGAGGGCCAACCCAGGGAAATGCCCCTCTGGAGGAAGTCCTCACTGAGCAGGATGAAGCCCAAACTGCAGAAGCTTCGTGACAGGACATCCCAGATCGTGCACAGCACTTCATTCAAAGATAAAGAGCAACAGGGAGGGTCAAAGAGAGCCTCTAGATCCAGAGCCAGGAGCCACTTCTTTGGGTCAGATCAGTACTGA
- the cep70 gene encoding centrosomal protein of 70 kDa isoform X1, whose product MKAGFTLSGTFLRVDMDFRTTYALQSRNQTYVYLWSYKQFQQEQVEWDDVNKRLQHHGFKPVFFADPAENKSPADLVLLDKKSAAELRTTLRVMLTDSERRQALIQELVMSNNQLKMEVQEHMSRAAQQCQRVTELEELLDKVKTRVQDLEDRYLSKAVQQHSHTQQLQKEKLEAHRRCEILEQKLSKQKEEATQLQRKLHFITKKEEQRLALQRQASQQRSPADQQANFLWSSPKQDGTAEISELISDPAKEARLCVYYHHLLNEISAVVTDHKGPVRVHRPDFQDVLSTLKVWAEQLDLLKGLQCSLKELSVRLMPLQPCDGGYNTDEAAEVGDMLLLVDAMLENASADDKVLRSPTRHTLESMVSHFQKLFDVTSLRGVYPRMNEVYTKLGEMTNAMRNLRDILDLDGGVSPAEVVKHVSRLVSSIESMARFPELLGDIDIDSIIMKVKQHEEFFPAFHALVTGILQTLGVSHLDDILPALKALTETAQ is encoded by the exons ATGAAAGCTGGGTTTACGTTGAGTGGGACGTTTTTACGCGTGGATATGGACTTCAGGACTACTTATGCTTTACAGTCAAGAAATCAAACATATGTTTATCTGTGGAGCTACAAGCAGTTTCAG caggAACAAGTGGAGTGGGATGACGTGAACAAACGTTTACAACATCATGGTTTTAAACCGGTGTTTTTTGCAGATCCCGCTGAGAATAAGAGTCCTGCAG attTGGTCCTTCTGGACAAGAAGTCGGCTGCTGAGCTGAGGACAACTCTGAGGGTGATGCTCACAGACTCGGAGAGAAGGCAGGCCCTGATCCAGGAGCTTGTCATGTCCAACAACCAGCTCAA AATGGAGGTTCAGGAGCACATGAGCCGAGCAGCTCAGCAGTGTCAGAGGGTCACAGAGCTGGAGGAACTGTTGGACAAGGTGAAGACCAGAGTCCAGGATCTGGAGGACCGCTACCTTAGCAAGGCAGTCCAGCAGCACAGCCACACACAGCAACTGCAGAAGGAAAAACTGGAAGCACAC AGACGGTGTGAGATTCTAGAGCAAAAGCTGTCGAAACAGAAAGAGGAGGCAACCCAGCTTCAGAGGAAACTCCATTTCATCACCAAAAAAGAAGAGCAGCGATTGGCTTTGCAGCGTCAAGCCTCCCAGCAGAGGTCTCCTGCAGATCAACA AGCCAACTTCCTGTGGAGCTCGCCAAAACAAGACGGCACAGCTGAGATTAGCGAGCTCATCAGTGACCCAGCCAAGGAAGCCCGGCTGTGTGTCTACTATCATCAT CTGTTGAATGAGATCAGTGCAGTTGTAACTGATCATAAAGGTCCTGTGAGAGTGCACAGACCGGACTTCCAGGATGTCCTGTCTACACTGAAAGTGTGGGCAGAGCAGCTCGATCTGCTGAAG GGTCTTCAGTGCAGTTTAAAAGAACTGTCTGTCAGACTAATGCCCTTACAACCATGCGATGGTGGTTATAACACTGACGAAGCAGCAGAGGTTGGAGACATGTTGCTGCTTGTAGACGCCATGCTGGAAAATGCCTCGGCTGATGATAAG GTCCTCAGAAGCCCCACTCGACACACTCTGGAGTCCATGGTGTCTCATTTTCAGAAGCTGTTTGACGTCACCTCTCTGAGAGGAGTGTACCCCCGTATGAATGAGGTCTACACTAAACTGGGAGAGATGACCAATGCCATGAGGAACCTTCGAGATATCCTTGATCTAG ACGGTGGTGTTTCTCCTGCTGAAGTTGTGAAACATGTGTCCAGACTGGTGTCCTCCATTGAAAGCATGGCGAGGTTCCCTGAGCTGCTGGGAGACATTGATATTGACAG CATCATCATGAAGGTGAAACAGCACGAGGAGTTCTTCCCTGCGTTCCATGCCCTGGTTACAGGAATCTTACAGACTCTAG GAGTGAGCCACCTAGACGACATCCTGCCAGCTCTGAAGGCTTTGACAGAAACAGCACAGTGA
- the cep70 gene encoding centrosomal protein of 70 kDa isoform X2, with the protein MKQQEQVEWDDVNKRLQHHGFKPVFFADPAENKSPADLVLLDKKSAAELRTTLRVMLTDSERRQALIQELVMSNNQLKMEVQEHMSRAAQQCQRVTELEELLDKVKTRVQDLEDRYLSKAVQQHSHTQQLQKEKLEAHRRCEILEQKLSKQKEEATQLQRKLHFITKKEEQRLALQRQASQQRSPADQQANFLWSSPKQDGTAEISELISDPAKEARLCVYYHHLLNEISAVVTDHKGPVRVHRPDFQDVLSTLKVWAEQLDLLKGLQCSLKELSVRLMPLQPCDGGYNTDEAAEVGDMLLLVDAMLENASADDKVLRSPTRHTLESMVSHFQKLFDVTSLRGVYPRMNEVYTKLGEMTNAMRNLRDILDLDGGVSPAEVVKHVSRLVSSIESMARFPELLGDIDIDSIIMKVKQHEEFFPAFHALVTGILQTLGVSHLDDILPALKALTETAQ; encoded by the exons ATGAAACAG caggAACAAGTGGAGTGGGATGACGTGAACAAACGTTTACAACATCATGGTTTTAAACCGGTGTTTTTTGCAGATCCCGCTGAGAATAAGAGTCCTGCAG attTGGTCCTTCTGGACAAGAAGTCGGCTGCTGAGCTGAGGACAACTCTGAGGGTGATGCTCACAGACTCGGAGAGAAGGCAGGCCCTGATCCAGGAGCTTGTCATGTCCAACAACCAGCTCAA AATGGAGGTTCAGGAGCACATGAGCCGAGCAGCTCAGCAGTGTCAGAGGGTCACAGAGCTGGAGGAACTGTTGGACAAGGTGAAGACCAGAGTCCAGGATCTGGAGGACCGCTACCTTAGCAAGGCAGTCCAGCAGCACAGCCACACACAGCAACTGCAGAAGGAAAAACTGGAAGCACAC AGACGGTGTGAGATTCTAGAGCAAAAGCTGTCGAAACAGAAAGAGGAGGCAACCCAGCTTCAGAGGAAACTCCATTTCATCACCAAAAAAGAAGAGCAGCGATTGGCTTTGCAGCGTCAAGCCTCCCAGCAGAGGTCTCCTGCAGATCAACA AGCCAACTTCCTGTGGAGCTCGCCAAAACAAGACGGCACAGCTGAGATTAGCGAGCTCATCAGTGACCCAGCCAAGGAAGCCCGGCTGTGTGTCTACTATCATCAT CTGTTGAATGAGATCAGTGCAGTTGTAACTGATCATAAAGGTCCTGTGAGAGTGCACAGACCGGACTTCCAGGATGTCCTGTCTACACTGAAAGTGTGGGCAGAGCAGCTCGATCTGCTGAAG GGTCTTCAGTGCAGTTTAAAAGAACTGTCTGTCAGACTAATGCCCTTACAACCATGCGATGGTGGTTATAACACTGACGAAGCAGCAGAGGTTGGAGACATGTTGCTGCTTGTAGACGCCATGCTGGAAAATGCCTCGGCTGATGATAAG GTCCTCAGAAGCCCCACTCGACACACTCTGGAGTCCATGGTGTCTCATTTTCAGAAGCTGTTTGACGTCACCTCTCTGAGAGGAGTGTACCCCCGTATGAATGAGGTCTACACTAAACTGGGAGAGATGACCAATGCCATGAGGAACCTTCGAGATATCCTTGATCTAG ACGGTGGTGTTTCTCCTGCTGAAGTTGTGAAACATGTGTCCAGACTGGTGTCCTCCATTGAAAGCATGGCGAGGTTCCCTGAGCTGCTGGGAGACATTGATATTGACAG CATCATCATGAAGGTGAAACAGCACGAGGAGTTCTTCCCTGCGTTCCATGCCCTGGTTACAGGAATCTTACAGACTCTAG GAGTGAGCCACCTAGACGACATCCTGCCAGCTCTGAAGGCTTTGACAGAAACAGCACAGTGA